One genomic region from Geotrypetes seraphini chromosome 13, aGeoSer1.1, whole genome shotgun sequence encodes:
- the NRAS gene encoding GTPase NRas produces MTEYKLVVVGAGGVGKSALTIQLIQNHFVDEYDPTIEDSYRKQVVIDGETCLLDILDTAGQEEYSAMRDQYMRTGEGFLCVFAINNTKSFADISLYREQIKRVKDADDVPMVLVGNKCDLPSRTVDTKQAQEVAKSYGIPFIETSAKTRQGVEDAFYTLVREIRQYRMKKLNSNEDSNQGCIGLSCTLV; encoded by the exons ATGACAGAGTATAAACTGGTGGTGGTCGGAGCTGGAGGTGTTGGGAAAAGTGCACTCACGATCCAACTAATACAGAACCACTTTGTGGATGAGTATGACCCCACAATAGAG GACTCATACCGGAAGCAGGTGGTGATAGACGGCGAGACGTGCCTTTTGGACATTCTGGACACAGCTGGACAGGAGGAGTACAGCGCCATGCGGGACCAGTACATGCGAACAGGTGAAGGCTTCCTCTGCGTCTTCGCCATCAACAACACCAAGTCATTTGCCGACATCAGTCTCTACAG GGAGCAAATTAAAAGGGTGAAGGATGCTGATGATGTGCCGATGGTACTGGTGGGGAACAAATGCGATCTGCCCAGCAGGACTGTAGACACAAAGCAAgctcaggaggtagcgaagagcTATGGGATACCTTTCATCGAAACCTCTGCCAAAACGAGACAG GGAGTCGAGGATGCGTTTTACACACTGGTCAGAGAAATCCGACAGTACAGAATGAAAAAGCTGAACAGCAATGAGGACAGTAATCAGGGCTGCATTGGCCTCTCATGCACCCTTGTGTGA